From the Nymphaea colorata mitochondrion, complete genome genome, the window AGGAATGGATTGAAATCTTGATCGGATGGAGCAGGAACTGCAGTAGACTAGACAGACTGATTAGAGGAGTAACGACCACCGGTACTGAAATCCATAGGCGGTCGCAATAGATATTAGCCTCTACAGAAAGTTGCCGGATAGGAAAGCCTTTTTCAGGAGCCCTCCAAAAAGCACCATAAACGAAATGGATCTTCACAAAGAGGCATCAACGTCATCAAGGACCAAAAAATCGAGGATACATTGATTAGCTGAGGAGTGGGGCCGTCTATCGATCCATTGGGAAGTGAGAAAAAGGTTGAATTTCGTCCTATTCAGTCACGTAAAGGGGAGGGCGATCAAGGAAGAGATAGGAATGACTCACCCTACCCTTCCTTCTCCCAGTTACTGCCTATAACGAGTGAGTTACCGGGTCAAAAGCATGTGATAGGTTTGGTTTTCTATAGATGCTTTCATGCTTAGCGCCCTCTTTTCCCGACTAGGAAAGAGCACTTTCTGGCAACAGGATCCACTCGAATCAGTCCTCCAGTATCTCTGGTTTCGGGATCAGATAGGCTTCTTTCCCCACCCGAGGAGTTGACTTCTCGACCGTCGGCAGCATATTCGACCATTCCATTGATCGGAGGGAACTGGAAGATCTGTCCTATGAAGGTGGGAATGAAAGGAATGCACCAGCTTCTGCCGATCCTCTCCCGATAGACCCATAGGATTCTCCCATCTATAAAATGCGGAAAGAAGAGTGAGTTATCAACCGCCCGGCCCTATTGGAATTGAAAAGGCTTTGAAGTGCTGGTTCATTTAAGTAGAGGGCATTTCAGTAGAGGGGGTCATGTCTCTTTCTTGGCTCGATCTTGCCGACTTTCCAGTATTGAGTGTTGACAAAAGTGGTCAAGATCTTCTTTCGTCACTTTGACTTCTTCAGTCGACGCACTCCTTGTTCAGCTGTTCTTTCCCCATCAAGTCAAGAAAGAGGACGGCGTGCAACAGGTCCATGAAGCAACCTCGTTTTGTGGATTCAGATACGGTTCGGCTTCCACGGGGAGGAATGCGTCAGCTGAGAAGTCCCCACATGGAAAGAAGAGCCATTACCTCAGAGAGAAGGGTCAACGATGATTGAAAGAAAAAAGCCGTTCATTCCGCCCTCCGCATCTTCAAGCACTCCCCCGCCGCTAGCTATAGTAGGTGCTTACCCAGCGATCTGCGAAAAGCCTTTTTTCTTGACCATTTTGCCTTTCCACTTGCGGAATCGCACGTCGAGCTTGATCTTTCCAACCTTCCCCTATTTGTTTGATATAATCTATAGTCAGCATATAGATGAAGCTGATCCGATAAGTGAGGCCAGAAAGACGAAGCGAAGGTTAGAACAGGAATGAAGTCCTTAGCCCGTTGTGCATTGACAGCCTCTTTCCCTGTCACCTTTTGACGGGCTTTGTTGGATGTGAGCTGGCAGGAATGCAAGCTTTCTTGACGTTCTCTTCTAATCTAGTCAAGCAGGAAAACCAGACTCCATTCCATACACGGAAATCAGGGAAGGGCCCCCTCAAGGATCCTATGATCTTTATCAACTCAGAAGGTAGGGCCGTCACGTCACATCCGAGAAGTCCATGAAGCCTTCCCCTGACTGTCTTATTGGAAGACTAACCGAAATGAAATTCCCGTCCTCAGTTCCATAGCCGGGGAGATTCATGTAAGCAGATTGAGCTACTGGTCTAGAACTTGTAGACCTATCAGATGTTGAGTCACTCCAAGAGTCTCAATCCACCTTGACTATAAAGTAGATTGATTGATTGGCTGTTCCGAGCTCCTCATAATGAGAAAACAGACCGGTCGATCAAGATCCTATAAGAAAGCCAGTTGCTAAGGAACCATCAATCCGAAATAGTGGAAGGTCCTTGAAAGCCAGTGGAAGTTTCACGGATTGCAAAAAAAGTGGCCTGGGAAGCAAAACGAACTCACATTCGTTTTGCACCAACATACAAGCTCCTTGTCCCTTCGTTGCAAAGGCTCAAAAACCAGAAGGATTCGTTTTCTGAAAGAAGGTCCTTCGGAGCAACCCTCTCTCTCGTCCTGGCAGTAGAGAGTGTCTTTCGCATTTGTCATTCTTCCCACGAAAGATTGTTGTGGTGGTCCCTCACATCTTGATCTTGATCTTTCAAAGAGTTCCATATGAGACGCTTGCGCTTGCTCGTTGAAAATGAACCGGACGGGTCGCCTATCCGCGTGTTCTGGGGGAAGGAAGGTACCTACGGCGGCTTGTCAGGATCAGCAGTCATCTGATGGCATAGGCGACAAATGTTTTCCAGAGAAGAGACAAAAAGCTAATAGCAAAACCAACTATCAAATCGATAGATGTCCAAGAAAGATGTGAGACGAACAGCAAAATCCCGCCATAAATGACGAACTCCATTACTCATATGATAGCACAGCGCTAAGGTAGTCAGATCGACGGCGCTGAGGATGAACTTCGGTAAAGACGGCGATGATTGGTAGAAATTCTCATAGGTGAAGCTAATCAAACCCATTTTCGGACAAAGAAGAGGACTAAACAAAACCATAGTGGCTAGGAAAGCCCCGGAAATTCTATGGGAAATGGGAAACGTCGAAGTGAGCTGTGGCTTATAAATAGTAAGATGAGGTGGTAACGGGCGATTTGTTAACATATGACAAGGTGACGCTGACAAAACATCAAGGTGACAGGATTCGAACCTATGGCCCTCTGTACCCAAAACAGATGCGCTGACCAGACTGCGCTACACCTCGCCTGCGAGTGTCGGTCTCACACTCTTCTTTTGCTTCTGCTTTTTCATTGATTCCCCGGGCTTGGACCATGTCTCCCGAACAATCTCAGTACATATGGCGCAAGACGATTCCACAGTTCGAGGTCGGAATGGGATCGGGTGTTTTCACGTCTCACCGTAGTGCCCGGTTTGTCTTTCTTTCCTATGGATGAACAAGAAGGAAGCTCGCGACTATCCTCGCTTCGCAGCTCGCTCCTACAAGTCCACTTCGCTCGTACAAAGCACTCGCAAAGCGTTAGGGACAACTTTGAATGGCATGAATTTCAGACCATTTCTGACCATATGGAATGATCTTCACAAAATGATATTGACTCTTTTGTCAGGGTCAGCGGCATACAATTCAATTTGTGATATGGTCAGCACTTGTCAGGATTTGTCTGACCTGAATCAGTGACCTTATGGAAAGGTCAGGACTAATGAGAATGATTGAGGAATGATTATGGAAGGACAGGACCCTTTTGAAAGGTCAGGACTCTGAAAGGTCAGGACTAATGAGAATGATTGAGGAAAAGTCAGAACTCACCTTATCAAAAAGGTCAAGACTGTCTTTCAAAGTCAGGACTAACCTGACCAAAAAGATCAAGACTGTCTTGAAAGATCAGAACTTCTTCTTCTTAAAAGGACAGGACCCTTTTGAAAGGTCAGGACTCATGACAATTGTATGCCATTAGTACTCACTTGACAAACAAATGCCATTAGTACTCACTTGACAACAAAATGCCATTAGTACTCACTTGACAAACAAATGCCATTAGTACTCACTTGACAAACAAATGCCATTTTCCATCAACAATGAGTACTCACCTTTTTTGAAAGATCAAGACTATCTTGAAAGATCAGGACTGATTCTTCTGGTCAAGACTGTATTTCACAGTCAGGACTGACCTTATCAAAAAGGTCAAGACTGTCTTTCACAGTCAGGACTAACCTGACCAAAAAGGTCAAGACTGTCTTGAAAGGTCAGGACTGATTCTTCTGGTCAAGACTGTCTTGAAAGGTCAGGACTGATTATGGAAGGACAGGACCAATTGCAATTGTATGCCATTAGTACTCACCTGACCATACAAGACTCATTTGTATGTCATCAGTACTCACCTTATCAAAAAGGTCAAGACTGTCTTTCAAAGTCAGGACTGACCTTACCAAAAAGATCAAGACTATCTGATCAGGACTGATTCTTCTGGTCAAGACTGTATTTCACAGTCAGGACTGACCTTACCAAAAAGATCAAGACTGTCTTGAAAGGTCAGGACTTTTGATGGAAGGACAGGACCAATTGCAATTGTATGCCATTAGTACTCACCTGACCAAAAATGGAAAGGTCAAGACTGTCTTGAAAGGTCAGGACTCATTCTTCTTGAAAGGTCAGGACTTGATTGAAAGGTCAAGACTCATTTGTATGTCATCAGTACTCACCTTATCAAAAAGGTCAAGACTGTCTTTCAAAGTCAGGACTAACCTTACCAAAAAGATCAAGACTATCTGATCAGGACTGATTCTTCTGGTCAAGACTGTCTTTCACAGTCAGGACTGACCTGACCAAAAAGGTCAAGACTGTCTTGAAAGGTCAGGACTGATTCTTCTTGAAAGGTCAGGACTCTTTTGAAAGGTCAAGACTCATTTGTATGTCATCAGTACTCACCTTATCAAAAAGGTCAAGACTGTCTTTCAAAGTCAGGACTAACCTTACCAAAAAGATCAAGACTATCTGATCAGGACTGATTCTTCTTGAAAGGTCAAGACTGTCTTTCAAAGTCAGGACTGACCTGACCAAAAAGGTCAAGACTGTCTTGAAAGGTCAGGACTGATTTTTCTTGAAAGGTCAAGACTGTCTTGAAATCAGTACTGACCTTTTTTGAAAGATCAAGACTATCTTGAAAGATCAGGACTGATTCTTCTGGTCAAGACTGTCTTTCAAAGTCAGGACTAACCTTACCAAAAAGGTCAAGACTGTCTTGAAAGGTCAGGACTGATTCTTCTTGAAAGGTCAAGACTGTCTTGAAAGGTCAGGACTCATTCTTCTTGAAAGGTCAGGACTCATTATGGAAGGACAGGACCAATTGCAATTCAATGCCATTAGTACTCACTTGACAACAAAATGCCATTAGTACTCACTTGACAAACAAATGCCATTAGTACTCACTTGACAAACAAATGCCATTAGTACTCACTTGACAAACAAATGCCATTTTCCATCAAAAATTAGTGCTGACTATGACATTAATACCAAAAAAGGTCAGGATTCATGACAATGAGATGCCATTCACCATACCAAGAAAGATGCCATTAGTGTCCAAAATCCATGTTGGTTGATGGTCAGCACTCATTTTGATGGTCATTGTCCTTTTCTTTCAAGAAATTGTCTTCCTTGATCTTTCAGCATTCAAAGTTGCGAGTGCTTTGTGGGCTTTGCTCGTGACACGCCATTGAAAGTTGCGAGTTTTGGGCTTTGCTAATCGAATCTCGTGACGTAGGGCCTCGGTTTCTAAAGAGCTAGGCTACTACGCCTAGCTCCCTTCGCAATCCCGCCACCAGTTGAAGGCCTTGGCCTCCCCCGCCTATCGGTCCGGTCGCGAAGGATTCCATCCAGCCACAGGTTCCCCTACGGCTACCTTGTTACGACTTCACCCCAGTCGAAGACCCCACCGTGGTATGCGCCAATAAGACCACCAAAACCCTTTGTGGCACTAGTGGGACACAGAAGTCATGGGTGATCATTGGTCCGATGCTTCGGGCGAAACCAATTCCCAGGGTGTGACGGGCGGTGTGTACAGGGCCCGGGTACATATTCACCGCGGCATGCTGATCCGCGATTACTAGCGATTCCAACTTCATGTTCCCGAGTTGCAGAGAACAATCCGAACTGAGGCAATCTTTCCGGATTCGCTCCGCCTTACAGCCTTGCTTCCCATTGTAATTGCCATTGTAGCACGTGTGTGGCCCAGCCCATAAGGGCCATGCGGACTTGACGTCATCCCCACCTTCCTCCAGTAGTTCACTGGCAGTCCCTCGTGAGTGCGGCACGCACCTTATGGAATGTTTCGGAGCCTTTGTTGGCGGGGCGTACTATGACCACTACGTACCACACAACCGGGCGGCTCGCCGGCATGCCGAGCCTTCACTCCACCTGCCATGCCAGCACGTAGCTGTGCTGGCTGTAGCGCTGGCACGTCACTCGGCGCCAAAGCGAACTTCGGTTGCCTCGACTTTCTCCTGAGGCGCATGTCTCAGCAACACAAAACGAGGGTTTCGCTCGTTATAGGACTTAACCAAACATCTCACGACACGAGCTGACGACAGCCATGCAGCACCTGTATGAAAGTCAGTACCATCCCGTTAAGGACAGGCACACTTGTTCATATGTCAAGGGCTGGTAAGGTTTTGCGCGTTGTATCGAATTAAACCACATGCTCCACCGCTTGTGCAGGCCCCCGTCAATTCCTTTGAGTTTCGGTCTTGCGACCGTACTCCCCAGGCGGAGTGTTTCACGCGTTAGCTGGGCCCCTGATCCGCGTAGACCAAGGGCGAACACTCATCGTTTACGGCATGGACTACCAGGGTATCTAATCCTGTTCGCTCCCCATGCTTTCGCACCCCAGCGTCGGTAGGGACCCAGAGAGCTGCCTTCGCTTTTGGCGTTCCTTCGTATATCTCCGGATTTCACCCCTACACACGAAATTCCACTCTCCTCTGTCTCACTCAAGTGAATTGGTTTCGAGAGCATTCCGCCACTTTTTGGCGACTTTCACTTTCCACCCGATTCACCGCCTACGTGCCCTTGACGCCCAGTCATTCCGAAGAACACTTGCCCCCCCGTCTTACCGCGGCTGCTGGCACGGAGTTAGCCGGGGCTTCTTCCTCGAGTCCTGTCATGATCGCGCACTCGACGAAAGAGCTTTACAAGCGGCATTGCCCTTCTTCACTCACGCGATATTGCTGGATCGGGCTTTCGCCCATTGTCCAAGATTCCCCACTGCTGCCCCCGTGGGAGTCCGGGCCGTGTCTCAGTCCCAGTGTGGCTGATCATCCGAAAAGACCAGCTAAGCATCATTGGCTTGGTCAGCCTTTACCTGACCAACTACCTAATACTACGCAGGCTCATCAAACAGCGCTTTTTAGCTTGATTCAGGATTTGGCCCGAACTGTTCGGCAGATTCCCACGCGTTACGCACCCGTTCGCCACTTTGTTCTCAACTGTTCCCACCTCCTGTGGAGGGAAATTGCCGTTCCCTCCACAGTACGGGCGAGACAAGCTACCTTTCTCAAGCTAGGAGCCTCTTTTCCTTCTGCCCAGCTCCCCGAAAACAACGTTCGACTTGCATGTGTTAAGCATATAGCTAGCGTTCGTTCTGAGCCAGGATCAAACTCTTCTTTTGAGGTGGATTGGGCCTGCTAAAGGTAGAACCTGGTGAACCGGGCGTACTCCTTCTCTGTCTTTGATGAGATCTTTCTTATTAGCTCACTCACTTTCGATTCACTTATGTGAACGTATAGAAAATTCACCAACCCAAGTGCGAATGGATAGAACGAAAAAAACGACTACAGGATGATTCGAACAAAGCACTCGCAACTTTGAATGGCGTGAGTTCAAAGCACACTCGCTTCGCTTTGGCTGATTCAGACAAAACTCTTTGGTCAGGGTCCGCATGAATGGCATACAATTGTCCTTTTTTGTTATTCATGTGAGAGTCAGCACTCATTTTGATGGAAAATGGCATCTTCTTGGTAATGGCATTTTGTTTGTACAGTGAGTACTAATGGCATATGGAAAGTACTAATGGCATACAATTGCAATGAGTCCTGACCTTTCAAAAGAGTCCTGACCTTTCAAGACAGTCTTGACCTTTCAAAAGAGTCCTGACCTTCCTGACTTTTCCATAATGAGTCCTGACCTTTCAAGAAGAATGAGTCCTGACCTTTCAAGACAGTCTTGACCTTTTTGGTAAGGTAAGTACTGATTTAAAGACAGTCTTGAAAGGTCAGGACTCATTCTTCTTGAAAGGTCAGGACTTGATTGAAAGGTCAAGACTCATTTGTATGTCATCAGTACTCACCTTTTTTGAAAGATCAAGACTATCTTGAAAGATCAGGACTGATTCTTCTGGTCAAGACTGTATTTCACAGTCAGGACTGACCTTTTTTGAAAGGTCAAGACTGTCTTGAAAGGTCAGGACTGATTCTTCTGGAAAGGTCAAGACTGTCTTGAAAGGTCAGGACTGATTTTTCTTGAAAGGTCAAGACTGTCTTGAAATCAGTACTGACCTTATCAAAAAGGTCAAGACTGTCTTTCAAAGTCAGGACTAACCTGACCAAAAAGGTCAAGACTGTCTTGAAAGGTCAGGACTGATTCTTCTGGAAAGGTCAAGACTGTCTTGAAAGGTCAGGACTCATTCTTCTTGAAAGGTCAGGACTCATTATGGAAAAGTCAGGAAGGTGAGGACTGTCTGGAAAGGTCAAGACTCATTTGTATGTCATCAGTACTCACCATACCAAAAAGATGAAGACTAATTGCAATTGTATGCCATTAGTACTCACTGTACAAACAAATGCCATTAGTACTCACTGTACAAACAAATGCCATTAGTACTCACTGTACAAACAAATGCCATTAGTGCTCACCATACCAACATGAGTACTCACTATACCAAACAGATGCCATTTTCCATACCAAGAAAGATGCCATTATCCATCAACCAATGCCATTAGTGTTTCATTGAAGAGAAAGACAATTGCATTTTTGGTATGGATAATGGCATACAATTCCAATTGATCCTTTGGTCAGCACTTTGAACGATTTGTCTGACCTGAATCTGTTAAGTGACCTTCAGTCTCAAGAACCATGAAAGACAATTCCAATGACCATCCATTCCCTTCTTTCAGAAAGCACTCGCAACTTCAAATTGCTGAAGCTGATGAAGGTCACGTCAGAGCAAAGCCCTCTTGTGAAGAGGGCTTTGCTCGTGACGTGACGTGACGTGACATGACGTGACCGCTTTCCTTTTCTTCCAAAAATCCATAAAGGCGGAGCTGTGGAGTCCAGTTCCGAAGGCCTTGTTAAGTCAAGTGGAAGTTCCGAAGGCTCTCAAGTCGACGTGGAGCAGGCGTCACTTGCTTGACAGACCTCCCAGCGCCAATGCGATTAGAGCGCACGCAAGAGGCGTCTTCCCTCCGACTACGACGGGCGGCTTCACATCCGATTTGACTAGCGGCCCATCGGTCGGTCGAGTCCTTACTCTACGATAACATTCAGTGATCCCAGCCGACCGACCTCAGCGACCGGTTATAGGACCTTCGCGTCGTTTGCATCTTCGAACCGCTAGTAGTGGACCTTCCAATGCGATTCCCTGCGTTCCTTCCACGCTCCTTTAGATGCGTCAATCTAGCGCATTTAGACCAGTCCGAAGAAGCTCCAAGGACAAAATCTCTCACTACACTAAGATCAATCAAGCCAGTCTGGTGAGCAAGATAGAAGGTTGGTAATTCCACTATCTCTCGATAACAGGAAGTACAGGGTTGGCAAAGCCATAGGAATGCTATGGCAAAGAAGAAATCGTACTCTGACCTTTGAGACGGAGATCGAGATAGGTAGCGTAAATGAAGGCCTCACAGCAAGCTTTTCTTCGTTCTTCCAAACGAAGAGACCATCAAAGCACTCGCAAAGCGAAGCAAGCTTTGCGAGTGCTTTGTCACTCGCAAAGCTTCGCTTAAGGGCTTTTTTAGTCAATCATGCATGCGTTGGCTTTGAAAGCTTTTTGAAAGCACTCAACGTCACGAGCAAAGCCCCCAGCGTCACGTCACGAGCAAAGCCCTACGCTTTGCGAGTGCTTTGTGCAAAGCCTTCTTGTTCAGCTTTTTGTCAGAGTCAGCACTAATGGCATACAATTGCAATTTTGGTATGGTCAGCACTTGTCAGGATTTGTCTGACCTGAATCAGTGACCTTATGGAAAGGTCAGGACTTTTGATGGAAGGACAGGACCAATTGCAATTGTATGCCATTAGTACTCACCTTATCAAAAAGGTCAAGACTGTATTTCACAGTCAGGACTGACCTTATCAAAAAGGTCAAGACTGTCTTTCAAAGTCAGGACTAACCTTACCAAAAAGGTCAAGACTGTCTTGAAAGGTCAGGACTGATTCTTCTGGAAAGGTCAAGACTGTCTTGAAAGGTCAGGACTGATTCTTCTGGAAAGGTCAAGACTCTGAAAGGTCAGGACTAATGAGAATGATTGAGGAATGACCATCAAGACTCATTTGTATGTCATCAGTACTCACCTTATCAAAAAGGTCAAGACTGTCTTTCACAGTCAGGACTGACCTTATCAAAAAGGTCAAGACTGTCTTTCAAAGTCAGGACTAACCTTACCAAAAAGGTCAAGACTGTCTTGAAAGGTCAGGACTGATTCTTCTTGAAAGGTCAAGACTGTCTTGAAAGGTCAGGACTGATTTTTCTTGAAAGGTCAAGACTGTCTTGAAATCAGTACTGACCTTTTTTGAAAGATCAAGACTATCTTGAAAGATCAGGACTGATTCTTCTGGTCAATACTGTATTTCAAGGTCAGGACTGACCTTACCAAAAAGGTCAAGACTGTCTTGAAAGGTCAGGACTGATTCTTCTGGAAAGGTCAAGACTGTCTTGAAAGGTCAGGACTGATTCTTCTTGAAAGGTCAGGACTCATTATGGAAAAGTCAGGAAGGTCAAGACTCATTTGTATGTCATCAGTACTCACCTTATCAAAAAGGTCAAGACTGTCTTTCAAAGTCAGGACTAACCTTACCAAAAAGATCAAGACTATCTTGAAAGATCAGGACTGATTCTTCTGGTCAATACTGTATTTCACAGTCAGGACTGACCTTATCAAAAAGGTCAAGACTGTCTTTCAAAGTCAGGACTAACCTTACCAAAAAGGTCAAGACTGTCTTGAAAGGTCAGGACTTTTGATGGAAGGACAGGACCAATTGCAATTGTATGCCATTAGTACTCACCTGACCAAAAATGGAAAGGTCAAGACTGTCTTGAAAGGTCAGGACTGATTCTTCTTGAAAGGTCAGGACTCATTATGGAAAAGTCAGGAAGGTCAGGACTCTTTTGAAAGGTCAAGACTGTCTTGAAAGGTCAGGACTCTTTTGAAAGGTCAGGACTCTGAAAGGTCAGGACTAATGAGAATGATTGAGGAAAAGTCAGAACTCACCTTATCAAAAAGGTCAAGACTGTCTTTCAAAGTCAGGACTAACCTTACCAAAAAGATCAAGACTGTCTTGAAAGATCAGAACTTCTTCTTCTTAAAAGGACAGGACCCTTTTGAAAGGTCAGGACTCATGACAATTGTATGCCATTAGTACTCACTTGACAAACAAATGCCATTAGTACTCACTTGACAAACAAATGCCATTAGTACTCACTTGACAACAAATTGTATGTCTCTCACTTGACAACAAAATGCCATTAGTACTTTCCATATGCCATTAGTACTCACTGTGCAAACAAATGCCATTAGTACTTTCCATATGCCATTAGTACTCACTGTACAAACAAATGTCATTAGCCATACCAAAATCCATCCAAATTGGTTGATGGATAATGGCATCTCATTGCAATTTGTGATATGGTCAGCACTTGTCAGGATTTGTCTGACCTGAATCAGTGACCTTATGGAAAGGTCAGGACTAATGAGAATTGTATGTCATTAGTGCTGACCATACCAAAATCCATCCAAATTTGTTGATGGTCAGCATGAATGGCATCTAATTGCAATTATGGAAGGCATACAATTGCCATTAGTGCTCCCAATGGCAATTGTATGCCATTAGTGTTTCCACAAATCATAAGCACACTCGCTTCACTTTGGCTTTCCAATGTCACGAGCAAAGCAAATCAGATTGACACTCGCAACTTTGAATGACATGTACGCTGACCTTGACTTTGAAATTGGCTCGTGACGTGAACGGTTCACTTTGCGAGTGCTTTGTCGATTCGCTTTGCGAGTGCGTGCTTTGTGCAAAGCACTAGCGAGAAGCTTCCCTTGGGATTGTTTTCCCAGGCTGTTTTCCTGCCCATAGATAGTAGGACCAATCCTTCTTTCCACGCTCCCTCAAAAGTGCTTCCGGTTGGGTATTCTTGAGTAATGCATTGGTGCCTGACCCTTGCAATCCACTTTCATAGGTATACTTTGACGCATCTCTGAACAAGCAAATCTCAATGCTTCTGCTGCTCCCGCCCGCCACCCGGTCGTTCTTATGGTCTCTGGAATCGCTTTCAAAGCGGATTTTGTCTTCCTTTTGACTTTCCATTGAGTGTCAAGTTCCGGGTAATCACCTGTGCGGGATTGATTGAGCTCAGAAGCGCCCTCTCTTTCACAGCCGAGGAGTACACATCGATGAGCTTCAGTCAGCGTTTTTGACTACTACACTTTGTTGATGCAACGAACTCTTTCTATTCCACGAGCAGACACCTTTCGAGAGAGTCTTCCTTTCATCGGCTTGCTTGCTCTTTTGACCTACCATTCCTACGAGATGATTAATGAATGTAGGTCAGGTCTCTCTAATTCGCAGTAGGTGTGACCCTCAGGCGAGAGCATTTGCTTCTTCAGACGTGGGTGCTTATGGGACTTCTGCTTCGCCAACTGCAGGATTGAGATCTCTTTCTGTGTCTGTTGATATCTCTTTGGAATGAGAATTTGGTTTTCAAATAGAGCCGGACTTGTTAGCCGTTCTAAATCGACCTCTTGTTAGCCGGTCAGCCCAAACCTTCCCTCAGCTTGAGAAGGGTGGAGAATTTCCTTTTCCAATGCCCCGAAGAGTCCATTCGTATTGAGAGTCTCAAAGGAAACCCCCTTCCCTTAAGGAAAAGCCCCCATTCGAGTAGTCTCATAGATCTGACCAGGGGCTCGGTTCCAACCATTCTTGCTAAGGACAACCTCGCTCCTAGCGAAAGATCAAACGCCAGGGTCTGAAAGAGTTCACGATCCAATGAATTCCCTCCAATCGGATGACACAAGGCGAACTAGAATAGGCTGATTGATCCAGGTAGCGACAGGCTCCAATCGAAAGGAACCGCGCGTACGCTAGAAAGACGTATAGGCAAGCCTTTCTTTATGATCATATGGATCGCTTTTCGTGACTTTTCTTTCCTTTCAATAGGCATACATTGCAGTCTAACCTGCTTGGGGACCGAGAATCCTCCTCGCCCCTACTCTCTAAAGCTTGCCACCCCTATAGTCAAGTTCGAAACACTTCCACGACCCCCTGTGCCTTCCATCATGGTCCGCCTAACCAGCCCATCTTTCTCCAGAGAAGAAGCAACCCGAAGAGTAGCACCAGCAGCTGCACCTGGCTTGCTCCTCTGCTCATGTTTGCTCTGCGTTCGCATGAGAGAGAAAGAGACGCAAGAACTGAGGTCAGCGGGAGAAGAAAGAAAAGATGATCCCAGAAGCCAAAGCAAGAGGGAAAGGCGGGAAGAGCAGCTTCTCAAAGAAAAGTCCCCCCTATTCCGACAACGTGCCAAGCAAGAGGCTCAGACCGGAAAGTGCAATAAGCTAGATTCCTTGAGTAGGTTGCCTGTCTGAAAGTCTTTCTTGCACTTTATAGGATAAGGGGGCACCTGTGTTTGTGCCGTAGTAACGAAAGCCTGTTGTTCGCAAGCAAGGATCAGTGCCAGAAAACGTGGGAAACTCAACCTCAAGAAAAA encodes:
- the sdh3 gene encoding succinate dehydrogenase subunit 3; the encoded protein is MLTNRPLSPHLTIYKPQLTSTFSIFHRISGAFLATMVLFSSLLCLKMGLISFTYENFYQSSLSLPKFILSAVDLTTLALCYHMSNGVRHLWWDFAVRLTSFLDIYRFDSWFCY